A DNA window from Gaiellales bacterium contains the following coding sequences:
- a CDS encoding GNAT family N-acetyltransferase, whose amino-acid sequence MSATVTLVPWGGGDLPLLERLMGDPRMTGHLGGPESPEKVRERQARYEQLEPGDRMLKIVDVASGAGVGSVGFWMKEWRGGQVYEVGWMVVPEYQGRGIAVAATAQAIALAKEDDMHRFMHAFPNVDNAPSNAICRKLGFELLEACEFEYPEGHWMTCNDWRLDLRA is encoded by the coding sequence GTGAGCGCGACGGTGACTCTCGTGCCGTGGGGCGGCGGCGATCTGCCGCTGCTGGAGCGGCTGATGGGCGATCCGCGGATGACCGGGCACCTCGGTGGCCCGGAGAGCCCGGAGAAGGTGCGGGAGCGGCAGGCTCGGTACGAGCAGCTCGAGCCCGGCGATCGCATGCTGAAGATCGTCGACGTGGCGAGCGGCGCCGGCGTCGGCTCGGTCGGCTTCTGGATGAAGGAGTGGCGCGGCGGCCAGGTCTACGAGGTCGGCTGGATGGTCGTGCCGGAGTACCAGGGCCGCGGCATCGCCGTTGCGGCGACTGCGCAGGCGATCGCGCTCGCGAAGGAGGACGACATGCACAGGTTCATGCACGCCTTCCCGAACGTCGACAACGCCCCGTCCAACGCGATCTGCCGCAAGCTCGGCTTCGAGCTGCTCGAAGCGTGCGAGTTCGAGTACCCGGAGGGGCACTGGATGACCTGCAACGACTGGCGCCTCGACCTCCGGGCCTAG
- a CDS encoding class II fumarate hydratase: MTETTASRELWGAETRKAVENFPVSGEPIPAAVVHWLGRIKAAAARVNADLGLLDADVAARIASAADQVANGDHDDQFPIDVFQTGSGTSSNMNANEVIATLAGEGVHPNDHVNMGQSSNDVFPSAVHLAALDRLVHDLRPALDRLAAALGAKADEFADVVKSGRTHLMDAVPVTLGQEFGGYAAQIREGGARVDATLERLAKIPLGGTATGTGLNTHPDFAAGVRTRLAGDTGLEIHPPADPFEAQANRDGLVEASGALRTVAVSLTKIANDLRWMSSGPRAGLAEIILPELQKGSSIMPGKVNPVIPEVACQVAAQVIGNDAAIAVGGLQGNFELNVQIPLMARNLLGSIGLLAAACRLLAERCVEGIEANEANCERHAESTLAVATALNPYIGYDRATAIVKDAAASGRSLREVARDHGVDEEILDTALDLRAIARGNQEA; encoded by the coding sequence ATGACCGAGACCACCGCATCCCGCGAGCTTTGGGGCGCGGAGACGCGCAAGGCGGTCGAGAACTTCCCGGTGTCGGGCGAGCCGATTCCGGCGGCGGTGGTCCACTGGCTGGGCCGGATCAAGGCGGCCGCCGCGCGCGTGAACGCCGACCTGGGACTGCTCGACGCCGACGTCGCCGCCCGCATCGCCTCCGCCGCCGACCAGGTCGCCAACGGCGACCACGACGACCAGTTCCCGATCGACGTCTTCCAGACCGGCTCCGGCACGTCGTCCAACATGAACGCGAACGAGGTGATCGCGACCCTCGCCGGCGAGGGCGTCCACCCGAACGACCACGTGAACATGGGCCAGTCGTCCAACGACGTCTTCCCGTCGGCCGTGCACCTGGCCGCGCTCGACCGGCTCGTCCACGACCTGCGCCCCGCGCTCGACCGCCTCGCGGCCGCGCTCGGCGCGAAGGCCGACGAGTTCGCAGATGTCGTCAAGTCCGGCCGCACCCACCTGATGGACGCCGTCCCGGTCACGCTGGGGCAGGAGTTTGGCGGCTACGCGGCCCAGATCCGCGAGGGCGGCGCCCGGGTCGACGCGACCCTCGAGCGGCTCGCGAAGATCCCGCTCGGCGGCACTGCCACCGGCACCGGCCTGAACACCCACCCGGACTTCGCCGCCGGCGTGCGCACGCGGCTGGCCGGCGACACCGGCCTCGAGATCCACCCGCCGGCCGACCCGTTCGAGGCGCAGGCCAACCGCGACGGCCTCGTCGAGGCCTCCGGCGCCTTGCGCACGGTCGCCGTCTCGCTGACGAAGATCGCGAACGACCTGCGCTGGATGAGCTCCGGCCCCCGCGCAGGCCTGGCCGAGATCATCCTGCCCGAGCTCCAGAAGGGCAGCTCGATCATGCCCGGCAAGGTGAACCCGGTGATCCCGGAGGTGGCCTGCCAGGTCGCCGCCCAGGTGATCGGGAACGACGCCGCCATCGCGGTCGGCGGCCTGCAGGGCAACTTCGAGCTGAACGTCCAGATCCCGCTCATGGCCCGCAACCTGCTCGGCTCGATCGGCCTCCTGGCCGCCGCCTGCCGGCTGCTCGCCGAGCGCTGCGTCGAGGGCATCGAGGCGAACGAGGCCAACTGCGAGCGCCACGCCGAGAGCACGCTCGCCGTCGCCACCGCGCTCAACCCGTACATCGGCTACGACCGGGCCACGGCGATCGTGAAGGACGCCGCCGCATCCGGCCGCTCGCTGCGCGAGGTCGCGCGCGACCACGGCGTCGACGAGGAGATCCTCGACACCGCGCTCGACCTGCGGGCGATCGCGCGCGGCAACCAGGAGGCGTGA
- a CDS encoding type 1 glutamine amidotransferase: protein MDVVVLQHIACEPPGEYETVLRERGATLHRVELDEGEPLPALAEFDAIVAMGGPMSVNDDAELPWLTAEKAAIGEAVRAGVPYFGACLGVQLLAASLGARVYAGPEPEVGVLPVTLSAEGAADPLFAGLPASFPTLQWHGDTFDLPEGATLLASSPAFPNQAFRYGRAAYGIQFHMEVLPEMARAWALVPEYAGYADRVLGEGGMGRLLAAFDGAEAGMRATGRAMFERWAELAVPVAG from the coding sequence ATGGACGTCGTCGTCCTCCAGCACATCGCCTGCGAGCCGCCCGGCGAGTACGAGACCGTCCTGCGCGAGCGCGGGGCCACCCTGCACCGGGTCGAGCTCGACGAGGGCGAGCCGCTCCCGGCGCTCGCCGAGTTCGACGCGATCGTCGCGATGGGCGGCCCCATGAGCGTGAACGACGACGCCGAGCTGCCCTGGCTGACTGCCGAGAAGGCGGCGATCGGCGAGGCCGTCCGCGCGGGCGTGCCGTACTTCGGCGCCTGCCTCGGCGTGCAGCTCCTCGCCGCGAGCCTCGGCGCGCGCGTCTATGCCGGACCGGAGCCCGAGGTGGGCGTGCTGCCGGTGACGCTCTCGGCCGAAGGTGCCGCCGACCCGCTCTTCGCCGGCCTGCCGGCGTCCTTCCCGACGCTGCAGTGGCACGGCGACACGTTCGACCTGCCCGAGGGCGCGACCCTGCTCGCGTCGTCGCCGGCCTTCCCGAACCAGGCGTTCCGCTACGGCCGCGCCGCCTACGGCATCCAGTTCCACATGGAGGTGCTGCCGGAGATGGCGCGCGCGTGGGCGCTCGTGCCCGAGTACGCCGGCTATGCCGACCGCGTGCTCGGCGAGGGCGGGATGGGGCGGTTGCTGGCCGCGTTCGACGGCGCAGAGGCGGGCATGCGGGCGACCGGCCGGGCGATGTTCGAGCGCTGGGCCGAGCTTGCCGTCCCCGTCGCCGGATAG